From the Oncorhynchus nerka isolate Pitt River linkage group LG28, Oner_Uvic_2.0, whole genome shotgun sequence genome, one window contains:
- the LOC115113298 gene encoding adipocyte plasma membrane-associated protein isoform X2: MNEPEGLRFRRLNRPQIITDELQEPQYKGTSLNEPPLMSGCYEPNFKLREAQRLFEDQLVGPESIANFGDLIYTGTADGKIVKIEGKSITVIARLGKPPCDGSREQEPSCGRPLGIRVGPNGTLFVADAYLGLFKVNPVTGEVTNLVSAGQMVGGRRLSFVNDLDVTQDGRKVYFTDSSSRWQRRDYLHLIMEATADGRVLEYDTETKEVTVLMENLRFANGIQLFPDEESVLVAETTMARIRRVHVSGLNKGGMDTFVDNLPGFPDNIRRSSSGGYWVAMSAVRPNPGFSMLDFLAQKPWIKKLIFKLFSQDVLMKFVPRYSLVIELQESGACMRSFHDPHGMVAAYVSEAHEHDGHLYLGSFRSPYLCKLDLSKV; the protein is encoded by the exons CCTCAATGAGCCGCCCCTTATGTCTGGCTGTTACGAGCCCAACTTTAAGCTGAGGGAGGCACAGCGGCTGTTTGAGGACCAGCTGGTTGGCCCAGAGTCTATCGCTAACTTTGGAG atTTGATTTACACTGGTACGGCTGATGGAAAGATAGTGAAGATTGAGGGCAAGAGCATCACTGTTATAGCCAGACTTGGCAAGCCACCCTGTG ATGGATCCCGTGAACAGGAGCCTAGCTGTGGACGACCCCTGGGTATCAGAGTGGGTCCTAACGGCACCCTGTTTGTAGCTGATGCCTACCTGGGGCTGTTCAAGGTCAACCCTGTCACAG GTGAGGTGACCAACCTGGTATCGGCTGGGCAGATGGTTGGGGGCCGGAGGCTCTCCTTTGTCAATGACCTGGATGTAACGCAGGATGGGAGGAAAGTGTACTTCACTGACTCTAGCAGCAGGTGGCAGCGCAGAGACTACCTTCATCTCATCATGGAGGCCACAGCAGATGGACG CGTGTTGGAGTATGACACAGAGACCAAGGAGGTGACCGTGCTGATGGAGAACCTTCGCTTTGCCAACGGGATCCAGCTTTTCCCTGATGAGGAGTCTGTGCTGGTGGCTGAGACCACTATGGCTAGGATACGCAG GGTCCATGTGTCAGGTCTAAATAAGGGAGGAATGGACACGTTTGTTGACAACCTTCCTGGTTTCCCTGACAACATCCGTCGCAGCTCCTCTGGAGGGTACTGGGTGGCCATGTCAGCTGTGCGGCCCAACCCTGGATTCTCCATGCTGGACTTTCTGGCCCAGAAGCCCTGGATAAAGAAGCTAATATTTAAG cTCTTCAGTCAGGACGTGCTGATGAAGTTTGTGCCTCGCTACAGTCTGGTGATAGAGCTCCAGGAGAGCGGGGCATGCATGCGTAGCTTCCATGACCCCCACGGCATGGTGGCAGCCTACGTCAGCGAGGCACACGAGCACGACGGCCACCTCTACCTAGGCTCCTTCCGCTCCCCTTACCTCTGCAAGCTGGATCTCAGCAAGGTTTGA
- the LOC115113299 gene encoding cystatin-F-like: MWWKCCLTGSKINSSVETSLTGMGLSYMLLLFSGLCSIVSCQRLVPGAPYKINTNDKGVLKAALHGTNSFNNQTNDAFLFKPSAIEKAERQIVKGLKYILEVDLSRTVCRKNGHKDPDLANCMFQPDGLLQQTFHCVFEVWTMPWLHFMKTTYFSCIPSDRS; this comes from the exons ATGTGGTGGAAGTGTTGCCTTACAGGAAGTAAAATAAACAGCAGTGTTGAGACATCTCTAACAGGCATGGGGCTGAGTTACATGCTTCTGCTCTTCTCTGGCTTGTGCTCAATTG tcaGTTGCCAAAGGTTAGTGCCTGGCGCTCCATATAAGATCAACACAAATGACAAGGGGGTCCTAAAAGCGGCGCTTCATGGGACCAATTCATTTAACAATCAGACCAATGATGCTTTTCTCTTCAAGCCATCTGCAATTGAAAAAGCAGAAAGACAG ATTGTAAAGGGACTCAAATACATTTTGGAAGTAGACCTCTCACGGACCGTGTGCCGCAAAAACGGACACAAAGACCCAGACCTAGCCAACTGCATGTTCCAACCAGATGGTTTGTTGCAGCAG ACCTTCCACTGTGTCTTTGAGGTTTGGACAATGCCTTGGCTCCACTTCATGAAGACTACCTATTTTTCGTGCATCCCATCTGACCGATCTTGA